CGACCCCCGCCCTGTTCTCGTAGGAGCCGCGCACCCCGGCCGTGGGGTAGAACGCGGCCTGCGCCCTCTGCAGCATCGCCTCCTGCACCTTGACCCGCTCGCTCGCGGCACGTATCCCCGGATGGTTCTTCCGGGCCAACTCCTCCGCTTGCCGCAGCGTGAGGACCTCCGGCTCCGATTGTTGACCCTGGGCCGCATGGGGCATCCCCAACAGCATCAATGCCCCTATCGCCAGCGCCGCGGCGCCATTCTTGCGGCATCGCATAACAACCTCCTTGTGGCGCGCCTCGGCGCGCAAGTGCTCCGACCCGCTTTCGTGCAAGCCCGTTCTATATCAGCCTCACCCCGATCAACAAGGGCCTTCGTCACCTCGGCCTCTCCAGCTTGAGTCACGCAAAACACGTACCGGTGAAAGGCCGCCGGCGCGGGCTCGAACCGCCGCCTCCACGAAGAGTCCACGACGTTGGTGTCCCGAGTGCGATGTCTGATAAATTCAACTCTTCATTCATTGGACTCTCATTGGATCCACTGGCGGACAAGACCGCGCTGGTCACGGGCGCCGGCAGCGGCATCGGCCGGAGCACAGCCCTGGCGCTGGCCCGGGAGGGTTGCCGCGTGGTGCTGGCCGGACGCAGACGGGAGCCCCTCGAACGGGTCGCCGCCGAGGTGGGCGCTTTCGGCCGCGCCGCTTTCCCGCTGGTCTGCGACGTGGGTTCCCGGACGGACGTCGAGGCCCTGAAACGGAGCGCGCGTCGCGCCGGGGTGGTGCAGGTCCTCGTGAACAGCGCGGGCATCGCGCCGGCGGCCGGCTTCCTGGAAATGGACGACGCGCTGCTGGAAGAGGTGATGCGCGTCAACTTCATGGGCACGTACTACTGCTGCAAACGGTTTCTGGAGCCGATGATCGCCGCCGGTTGGGGGCGGATCATCAACATCGCCTCGACCACCGCCAAGACCGGGTATCCCCACACGGCCGCCTACACCGCGTCCAAGCACGCGGTGCTGGGCCTCACCCGCGTGCTGGCCCTGGAAACGGCGCGGAAAGGCGTGACGGTCAACGCCATCTGTCCCGGCTATGCGGACACGCCGCTCACGCACGAGAACGCGCGCCTGATGGCCGCGCGCATCGGCGGCACCGCGCCCGCGGTGCTGGAGCGCTTCGCCGGGACCTCCCCGCAAGGGCGGCTGATCGGCGCGGGCGAGGTGGCGGACATGGCGGTCTTGCTGGCAAGCCCCGCCGGCGACGCCGTCACCGGACAGGCCATCGACGTGGACGGCGGCGCGGTCATGGCCTGAACGACGCGGAGAACAGGACGGACAGCATGGCATACGACAGTTTCGACTACGATCTCGACGGCGGCATTGCCACGGTCCGTCTCGACAATCCCGCGCAGCTCAACGCCCTGACCTTCCGCACCTACGAAGAGCTGGCGGAACTCACCGGTTCGCTGGCTGCCGACCGGCGGGTGCACGTGCTGGTGCTCACCGGAGCCGGCAAGGCCTTCTGCTCGGGCGGCAGCGTCGACGACATCATCGGCGAGCTGCTGAAGATGGACGCGGCCGGACTGTACCGCTTCACCCGGCTCACCTGCGAGGTCGTGGGCAACATGCGCCGCGTGGAGAAACCCATCATCGCGGCGGTCAACGGCGTGGCCGCCGGCGCCGGCGCGGCCCTGGCCCTGGCCAGCGACTTCCGCCTGCTGTCGGACCGGGCGAGCATGGCGTTCCTGTTCGTCAAGGTGGGCCTCGCCGGCTCGGACATGGGCGCCATCCACCTGCTGCCGCGCATCGTGGGCCTGGGGCGGGCCATGGAGCTGCTTTCCCTGGGCGACCGCATCGACGCGGCGGAGGCCCACCGGATCGGCCTGGCCAACAAGGTGGTGCCCCACGACGACCTCATGCCCGAAGCCCTGCGCCTGGCCCGGCGGCTGCGGGACGGGCCGCGCTACGCCATCGGGGTGACCAAGAAGCTGCTGGACCTGGAGGCGGGCATGGATGTCGAGGCGGCCCTGGAGATGGAAGCCACGACCCAGGCCCACTGCATGCAGACGGCCGACTTCCACGAGGGCTTTCGCGCGTTCATGGCGCGGGAGACGCCGCGTTTCAATCAGGGAGGCGAGGAGTAGCGATGGGCGTGCAAGCGTGGCTGTCCGCGCCGCAGCTTCGGCTGCGCGGCGCGTTGGCCACATGGGTGGAGGCCGAGCTCGACGGGATCGACGCCGGCGCCGGCGACGAGGCCGCGCTCGCCGTGTTCCGCAAGCTCGCCGGCCGCGGACTCTTCCGCTACGTGGCGCCACGCGGGTTCGGGGGCGCGCGCCGGCGCGTCCAGGCGGGTGACCTGTGCGTCATCCGGGAAGTGCTGGCGGGCGTGTCCCCGCTGGCCGACACCCTGTTCGCGGTGCAGGCGCTGGCGGCGTATCCGCTGGCGGCGGCGGGGACTCCCGCTCAGCGGCGGGCGTATCTGCCGCGGCTGGCGGCGGGCACCGACGTCGGCGCCTTCGCGCTCACCGAGCCGGACGCGGGCTCGGACCCGGCCTCCGTCCGGTTGCGAGCGCGCAAGCGCGGCGCGGACTACGTCCTCGACGGCGTCAAGAGCCTCATCTCCAATGCCGGCCTGGCGCGACTCTACATCGTATTCGGCAGCACCCATCCGGCGCGCAAGGGCAAGGGGCTCAGCGCGTTCGTGGTGGAGGCCGGCAGCGCGGGAGTGGCCGTGACCGAGCGCCTCGCCCTGGTCTCGCCCCACCCCATCGGCACCGTGACCTTCGCCGGCTGCCGCGTTCCCGAAAGCCAGCTCCTCGGCGCGCCCGGCAAGGGCCTCGAGATCGCCCTGGCGACCCTGGAGGCGCTTCGTTGCAGCGTCGGCGCCGCCGCCTGCGGCATGGCCGCCCGGGCGCTGGCGGAGGCGGTCCGCCACGCCCGCGAGCGGCGCCAGTTCGGCCGCCCGCTGGCGCGTTTCCAGGCCATCCGGTTCAAGATCGCGGACATGGCCACCGAGCTCGAGGCCGCGCGCTTGCTGGTCTACCGGGCGGCCCGTGCCCATGATCAAGGCGCCGCCGATGCGGCGCGGGCATCTTCCATGGCCAAGCTGTTCGCCACCGAGGCGGCCCAGCGCATCGTCGACGAATCGCTGCAGATCCACGGCGGCCGCGGCCTGGTGGAGGGCAGCATCATGGAACGGCTGTACCGCGACGTGCGCGCGCTGCGCATCTACGAAGGGACCTCGGAGATCCAGCGGCTGATCATTGCGCGGGAGGTGCTCGGGAGGGCATAATAAGGGGTTCGAGGGGTCGCCCCTCGGGAGGAACCATGGATTTCGATCTCTCGGAGGAACTGCTTGCGGTCAGGGAGTTGGGGCGCGATTTCGCGGACAGGGAGATCGCGCCCACCGCGGCCGCGGACGACCGCGACCACCGCTTCCGCCGGGACATCTTCGAGAAGATGGGACAGTTGGGGTTCTTCGGCTGCGTGGTTCCCGAGAGTTGCGGGGGCTCGGGCCTGGGCTATCTCGCCATGGTGCTTCTCACCGAGGAGATCGCGCGGGTGCACAGCTCGATGCGCGTGCACATCAACACCCAGCTCGCCCCCGCGGTGACGCTGGCCCGGTTCGGCACCGAGGAACAGCAGCGCCGCTGGGTGCCGGGTCTGGTGGAGGGATCGCGGGTGGGCTGTTTCGCCATCACCGAGCCCGATTCCGGCTCGGACGTTGCCGCCATGTCCACCCGGGCCAGGCGCACGGACGACGGCTACGTGCTCAGCGGCACCAAGACCTGGATCTCCAACGCGCCCATCGCCGACTGGGGGCTGGTCTACGCCGTGACGGATCGGGACGCGCGGCACCGCGGCCTTTCCGCCTTCATGGTGGAGCTGGACAGCGCCGGGGTCCGGCGCACGACCCTGGACAAGATGGGAGCGCTGGCCTCGCCCACCGGCACGCTGGAATTCGCCGACGTGCCGGTGCCGGCGGACCAGCGCGTCGGCGCCGAGGGCCAGGGCTTCGCCATGTGCATGTGGCAGCTCAACCAGACGCGCCTGAGCTGCGCCGCCGGCGCCCTCGGAGTGGCGCGCGCCGCGCGCGAGGCGGCGCTGGCCTATGCCAACCAGCGCCAGCAGTTCGGCCAGCCCATCGGCCGTTTCCAGATGATCCAGGACAGCCTCGCCCAGATCATCGTGGAGGAGGAGGCGGCGCGCTTGCTGGTGTACCGGGCGGCCCACCTGGCGGACCGCGGGCAGCCCAACAACCTGGAAGTGTCCATGGCCAAGTACGCCGCCGCCGAGGCCGCCGCGCACGCCGCCGACGGCGCTTTCAAGATCCTGGGCGCCTACGGATATTCGACGGAGTTTCCGGTGGAGCGCTACCTGCGGGACGCCAAGTCGTACCAGATCGTGGAAGGTTCCTCGAACATCCACAAGCTGATTATCGCCCAGGACGCCCTGGGTTACCGGAGGGCGAATCGTGCGCCGGATTAGGCACGCGAAAACCCGCTCGTGCGCTTGACGCCCCGGCGCTTTAAGACCTATTGTTTCCGTCTCCTGACAAGGTAATATTAGGACAGTGGCTTTCAAGTGATCGACCCCGTTTCCACCTCCGCTAACCCTCCTTCGTCGTCGGGTAAGCCCCGCATCGGGCGGTGGCGCCGGTACGCCTTGGCCATCGCCGCCGCAACGCTGGCCGCGGGCCTCGCGGCCCAGGCGGGCCGCACGCTCGTACTCGCTCAGCAAACGGCTCCGGACGCGACAACCCTCCGCGAACAACGCATCACCAAGCTCGCCGGCGCCAGCGACACCCTGCCAAGACTGTTGACGGACCTCGGCGTACCGGAGGCGGCCCGCTATCGCTGGCATTTCGCGGTGGCGAAGGAACTGGGCGTGAACAATGTTCTGAAGGAAGGGGACACGGTCCACTTCTACTTCACGTCCTCGTGGGGTTCGTCGGAACTCGGACGGTTGACCGCCCTGCGCATCGAGCGAGCCGGCCTGGGACGCGGGTCCTGGGACTACAAGGGCGGCGAGATCGCCTACCACAGAGAGAAGAAGCCGCGTCCGACGCTGGCCGCGCCCGAGCCGCCATCGCCGGACGAAAAGCCCCGCGAACAAGCCGGTGCACGAGCCTCGTCCGAGCCGAAGGCCGAACCGGCCCGTGCCCCGGCGGCGGCCGCGGCATCCACCGCCGGCGAGGATGCCGTGAAGCCGGTGACCCATGTGCTGCGCAAGGGCGAGACACTCGGCCGCGTGCTGCGGCGCCTCGGCGTTTCCCTGAAGACGCAGCAGCCCTGGATCGACGCCATCCGCAAGCAGTATTCGCTGAAACAGTTGTATCCGGGCCGCAAGATCGTTCTCTACTTCGTCGCCGCGGCTTCCGGCGATGGCGGCGGCCGGACCTTGCGCGCCTTGCAGATCGAATCGCGAGGCGGCGCCCTGCTGACGTGGCAATGGACCGACGGGCGCATCGTCTACCGCGGCAGGAATCACCAAGTGGTGCCCGGCGAGCTCGTGACGGCGCCCAAGCCCGCGGCCAAGGCCACGCCCACCACGACGCCCAAGCCGGTCGCCCAACCGGCCGCGTCCGAGCCAAGCGCACCCACGTCCCAACCGTCCGCGCCCATCCGGTCGTTCGAGCCCTTGGACAAGGTCACCCGCACCATCGGCCCGGGCCAGACTCTCGGGCGGATCTTCCGGCCTCTCGGGATTTCCGGCAAGGAAGCCGAAGAGTGGTTCGATGCCTTTGACCGGCAGTATCCCGTCACTCGCCTCAAGCCGGGTCAGCGGCTCCACCTGTATTTTGAGGCGGTGTCCGCGGAACGCCGGAGCGCCGGACTGAAGGCCATCGAGCTGGAGGTGAAGAAGGGGCGCAACCTGAGTTGGCAACGGGTCGGCAAAGCGATCCGCTTCACCAAGGGACGGTTACCGGAGCGCGGACAAGAAAGCCCGACGGGCGTGGGTTCCGTGGCCAACGGAACGACGCCCGCGCCACATGACGACGCCTTCCTGTCGGAATATGCACTGGCCCGGATCAAGCAGAGGAACGGCTTGCTGGAGTACATCCCGCCGTCGCAGGAGCAATCCAACGGCAACCACGCGCTGCCGTCGCTGGAAGACACCGAACAGGTGACGCACACACTGAGAAGGGGCGAACACCTGTGGGGCGTGCTGCGGCGCTATGAGGATGACAAGCGGGAACAGCGGCTGTGGCTCACCGGGCTGCGCCAGCACAAGGCCGTGCGCCGGTTGCGCACCGGCAGCGACATCAACCTCTACTTCGCGACGCCCGCCAACGGCAACGGCGCGCATGGGTCCAATGGAAACGGCAATCACACGTCCAACGGCAACGGGGCCGGGGCCGGACGGCTCCAGGCCCTCCAGATCGCGCTACGCTCCGACCTGCGCCTGACCTGGTACCGCGACGAAAAGGGCATCCGGTTCTACAAGGATGAAGTCCCCTACCAGCAGGAGGTGCGTTCCATCAGCGGGGTGATCCCCAACGGCTCGCTCTACCAACACGCCAAGAAGGCGGGCGCGGACATGACCGTCATCTCCCGCATGGTGGACATTCTCGGGTGGGACATCAACTTCCAGAGGGACCTTCAGCCGGGTGACAGCTACCGGGTGCTCTACCGAAGAAAGTACCGCCCCGGCCATCCCGAAGCCGATCGGGTCCAGGTACTTGCCGCGGAAGTCGTCAACGCGGGGCGCACGCACTCAGCCGTCTACTTCGAGGACGCGGACGGCGAGGGGCATTACTACGACGGCAAGGGGCGCTCGGTGTCGCGGTCCTTTCTACGTTACCCCGTCGAGTTCAGGCGCATCAGCTCGCGTTTCTCGCTGAGCCGCTTCCATCCCGTGCTCAAGGTGCGGCGGCCACACTACGGCGTGGACTTCGCCGCTCCGACGGGGACCCCCATAAGGGCCGCGGCGGACGGCCGCATCACGTACCGTGGCTGGAAGGGGGGCTACGGTCGTCTGGTGGAGATCAGCCACGGCGGCGCGATGAAGACGCGTTACGCGCACTTGAGGCGTTACGGACCCGGCATCCGTCGCGGCAGGTCCGTGCAACAAGGGCAGACCATCGGATACGTGGGTTGTTCCGGGCTATGCACCGGTCCGCACCTGCATTTCGAGATGTGGCAGGACGACCGGTACGTGGACCCGTTGCGCGCCAACATCCCCGTGGACCGCCAGCTCGACCCCTTGTTGCTGGAAATCTTCAAGGGCACCAAGCATCTCTTCTTCGACCGTTTGGAAAACGGACACAAACGTGCGACGGCGCCCGCGCCGCGACCTTCATGAGCACGGCGGCTAAAGAACTCTCTCCGCCCGCCGAAAAAGATAGTGTACGGACCTTGCGCGCTTTCGTTGGCGTCCCCGTCGGGGCTGCGGTCGTTCGGGCCTGGGCGACCGTGCGGGGCGGTTTCGAAGGCGCTGCGATTCGCTGGGTGCCCGACGAGAACCTGCACGTGACGCTGAAGTTCCTGGGCAACATTGAAGAGACCCGTGTTGCCGCCATCGGCTCGGCCTTGGGGGAGGCCCTGTCCGGCACCGAGGGGTTCGCGGCCACGGCGCGGGGCCTGGGGGTCTTCCCGGATGCCAACCGCCCACGCGTCCTGTGGATCGGGCTCGACGCGCCGCCTCTGACGGCGATGGCCCGCGGCGTGGAACGGGCGTTGGCGCCTTTCGGCGTCGAACAGCCGGCGACCCCGTTCCGGCCCCACGTGACCGTAGGACGTTGGCGCCGCCCCGCGCCGCGGGACCCGCGCCGGCGCCCGGCGCTGGCGCGCTGGCGGGACCACGAATTCGGGAAGTTCCCGGTGGACGAGGTGACGCTCTTCCGCAGCACGCTCCGGTCCGCCGGCGCGATCTATTCTCCGCTGGAGGTCTTCCCGTTGAAGCCCGGCGGGAACCCTTCGGCCAGGGAAGGCAGCCGGAACCACTAGACCAAGTTTCAGAACCCGATCGAGGAGAGCCATGGACGCGAACAAGGAAAAGGCCATCGAGCTGGCGGTGAGCCAAATCGAGAGACAGTTCGGCAAAGGTGCGATCATGAAGCTCGGGGAGGGCGTGCAGCCGCGCGACATCCCGACCATCTCCACCGGCTCCATCGGCCTGGACATCGCCCTGGGCGTCGGCGGCGTGCCGCGCGGCCGGGTGGTGGAGATCTACGGCCCCGAGTCTTCCGGCAAAACCACCCTGGCGCTGCACGTCCTCGCCGAGGCGCAACGGCAGGGGGGGATGGTCGCGTTCGTGGACGCCGAGCACGCTCTCGACCTGAGCTACGCGCAGAAGCTGGGCGTCAAGACCGACGAGTTGCTGATTTCGCAGCCCGACCACGGCGAGCAGGCCCTGGAGATCGCCGAGACCCTGGTGCGCAGCGGCGCCATCGACGTGCTGGTCGTCGACTCGGTGGCGGCGCTGGTGCCCCGCGCCGAGATCGAAGGCGAGATGGGCGATTCGCACATGGGCCTCCAGGCGCGCCTCATGTCCCAGGCCCTGCGCAAGCTCACCGGCACCATCTCCCGGTCCCACTCGGTGGTGGTCTTCATCAACCAGATCCGCATGAAGATCGGCGTCATGTTCGGCAACCCCGAAACCACCACCGGCGGCAACGCGCTCAAGTTCTACGCCTCGCTGCGCATGGAGATCCGCCGCACCGGCGCGCTCAAGGACGCGGACTCGGTCATCGGCGGACGCACGCGCGTGAAGGTGGTGAAGAACAAGATGGCGCCGCCTTTTCGCGAGGCCGAGTTCGACATCCTCTACGGCACCGGCATCTCCCGGGAAGGGGAACTCGTGGACATCGGCGCCGACATGGGCATCCTCGGCAAGAGCGGCGCCTGGTACTCGTTCGAGGGCGACCGCATCGGACAAGGCCGGGAAAACGTCAAGCAGTTCCTGCGCGAGCACACGGACATCGCCGAGCAGTTGGCCGAGCTGATACGCGCCAAGGCGGGACTCAAGCGCCCCGGGCAGGAGGCCGCCAACGGCGCCGAATGATCATGCGCCGCGCAGGCCCGGCGCCCCCGCCGCGGGGCATTTGACATTGCCTTCGCGCGCGCGGGAATGCTATCAAGGGGCGTCATGACGTCCGGCAAAGCGATTCGCGACAGCTTCCTCGACTTCTTCAAGGACAAGGCCCACACGGCGGTGCAGAGCTCGTCTCTGGTGCCGCAACAGGACCCCACCCTGCTCTTCACCAACGCGGGGATGGTCCAGTTCAAGAACATCTTCCTGGGGGTGGAGCGGCCCGCGTTCAAGCGCGCCGCCAGCGCCCAGAAGTGCCTGCGCATCAGCGGCAAGCACAACGACCTGGAGGCGGTGGGACGGGACACCTACCACCACACGTTCTTCGAAATGCTGGGCAACTGGTCCTTCGGCGACTACTACAAGGAAGAGGCCATCGACTGGGCCTGGAACCTGCTCACGCGGGAATGGGGCCTGCCCAAGGACCGGCTCTACGCCACGGTGTTTCGCGACGACGACGAGGCGGAAGGGCTGTGGCACCGCATCAGCGGCCTGCCGGCGGAGCGGGTGCAGCGCTTCGACGAGAAGGACAACTTCTGGGAGATGGGCGACACCGGCCCCTGCGGGCCGTGCAGCGAGATCCACCTGGACCGGGGCGCCGAGGCCTGCGACCTTACCGGCGAGCCCGGCCACGTGTGCGCCGTGAACGCCGGCTGCGCGCGCTACATCGAGCTGTGGAACCTGGTGTTCATCCAGTACAACCGCGACGCCGCGGGGACGCTGCACGAGTTGCCGGCCAAGCACGTGGACACCGGCATGGGGCTCGAACGCATCACCGCGGTGCTCCAGGGCGTCTTCTCCAACTACGACGTGGACCTGTTCCGCGACATCATCAGCGCCACCGAGGAACTGGCCGGAAAGGCCTACGGCGACAACGACGACGCGGACATCTCGTTTCGCGTCATCGCCGACCACGCGCGCGCGGTCAGCTCGCTCATCGCCGACGGCGTGCTGCCGAGCAACGACGGCCGCGGCTACGTGCTGCGCCGGCTGCTCCGGCGGGCGGCGCGCCACGGGCGTCTCCTGGGCTTCGAGGAGCCGTTCCTGTGCCGCCTGGTGGAGCCCGTGGCCCGCGTTCTGGGTGAAGCCTACCCCGAGCTGCGCGCCGAGACGGAGCGTATCGTGGGGACCGTCCGGGCCGAGGAGGGACGCTTCGCCGAGACCCTGGACAAGGGGCTTGTGCTGCTGGAGGACTCGCTGTCGGAGCTGCGCAAGTCCGGTGAGGGATCGCTGCCCGGAGACGTGGCGTTCCGTTTGTACGACACCTACGGGTTTCCGGTGGACTTGACCGAGGACATCCTCCGGGGCGAGGGCATCACCGTCGACCACGAAGGGTTCGAACGGCTGATGGAGGAGCAGCGAACCCGGGGCCGAGCCGCCCGGGACACCACCGCCCACGGCGAGAGCCTGAACGTCGCCGACGGCCTCCCCTCCAGCCATTTCATGGGCTACGACCGCCTGGAACACGAGTCGCGGGTGACCGGCCTCTATCGCGGCGACGCGCCGGCCGAGGAGGCGCAGGAGGGCGACGAGGTGGAGATCGTCGTCGCCGAGACCCCGTTCTACGCCGAGTCCGGCGGACAGGTGGGCGACCGAGGCGTCATCCGCACGGCCCGCGGCGACATCGTGGAGGTGCTGGACACGTGGCACCCGACGCCCGCGGTGTCGGTGCACCGGGGCAAGGTCGTCAACGGCCGGGTCGCGGCCGGGGACGAAGTGGAGCTGGCGGTGGACGGCGAACGGCGCCGGCGCGCCATGCTGAACCACTCGGCCACCCACATCCTGCACGCGATCCTGCGCGAGGAGCTGGGCATGAACGTGCGTCAGGCCGGCTCGCTGGTGGCACCCGACCGGCTGCGCTTCGACTTCACCCACGACGGCCCCGTGGATCCGGAAATCCTCGAACGCATCGAACGCGAAGTGAACGAGCGCGTGCGTGACAACGGGGGCGTCTCCACCGAGGAGATGGCCTACGACGACGCCATCCGCGCCGGCGCCATGGCGTTCTTCGGCGACAAGTACGGCGACCGCGTGCGCGTGGTGCGCATCGGCGACTTCTCCACCGAGCTGTGCGGCGGCACCCACATCCATCAGGCCGGCGACATCGGGCTCTTCCGGCTGAGTTCCGAGGGCGGCGTCTCCGCCGGCGTGCGGCGCATCGAGGCCGTCACCGGCGCCACCGCCTTCGACGTCATGCGCGCCTACGACGCGGTCCTGGGCGAGATCGCCGGACTGCTGCGGAGCACCAACGAGGACGCCGTGGAGAAGGTGCGGCGCCTGCTGGAGCGGCAGAAGGAGCTGGAACGGCAGGTGGCCGAGCTCAAGGGCCAGCTCGGCCAGAACCGGGTGCCGGACCTGCTCGCCAAGGCCCGAAAGAATGCCGCGGGGGCGAGCTTCATCGTCGAGAAGGTCGACGGGATGGACGCCAAACAGCTTCGGGAGACCGTGGACCAGCTCCGCCAGCAGATGCCCGACGCCTTCGTGTTCCTCGCGTGCCCCGGCGAAACGAACGTGATGCTGGCGGCGGGGGCCGGCGGCGGACTCGACGGACGCTATCACGCCGGGAACATCATCAAGCAGGTGGCGCCCGCCGTGGGCGGCGGCGGCGGCGGCCGCGCGGACTTCGCCCAGGCGGGCGGAAAGCAGCCCCAGAAGACCGATGAGGCGCTGCGTCTGGCCCGGGAAATCGTGTCCGGTATTTCTTGATGCGCGAGTCTCTGGGAGGTACCGAGTGAGTCAAGCCACTGTCGAGAGCATGCTGACGGTGCCGCACTTGGCGTTCAACGACCCGCGGCTCTTCCGGGAGCTTCTGGGCAACCAGGACGAGCACCTGAAGATCGCGCAGCGGGCGCTGGGCGTGAAGTTCCAGGTGCGCGGCACGGAGATGGAGATCGTCGGCGACCCGCCCGACGCGGAGCTGGCACAGGAGGTCATGCGCCAGCTCTACGGGCTGCTGGAACGAGGCTACCCCGTGTACGGCAGCGACGTGGACTACGCCATCCGCATCCTCAGCAGCAACGCCAGGGCCAACCTGCAGGAGATCTTTCTCGACACCATCTACATCTCGTCGCACAAGCGCACCATCACCCCCAAGAGCGTCGCCCAAAAGGCCTACATCGACGCCATCCGGCGCCACGACATCGTCTTCGGCATCGGCCCGGCGGGCACCGGCAAGACCTACCTCGCCATGGCCATGGCCGTGTCCGAGCTGATGAAGAACAACTACGCGCGCATCATCCTCACCCGCCCGGCGGTGGAGGCCGGGGAAAGGCTCGGCTTTTTGCCCGGCGACCTCGCCGAGAAGGTGAATCCCTACCTGCGGCCGCTGTACGACGCCATGCACGACATGGTGGATTTCGACAAGGCGCGGCGCCTGCTGGAGCGGGGCAGCATCGAGGTGGCGCCGCTGGCGTTCATGCGCGGCCGCACCCTCAACGACTCCTTCGTCATCCTCGACGAAGGGCAGAACACCACTCCCGAGCAGATGAAGATGTTCCTCACCCGACTGGGCTACGGCTCCAAGGCGGTCATCACCGGCGACGTCACCCAGATCGACCTGCCCGCCGGCCGGCTCTCCGGCCTCAAGGAAGCCTGGCGCATCCTGCGCGGGGTCGATGGCATCCGCTTCAGCACCTTCACCGAGAAGGACGTGGCCCGGCACCGCCTGGTGCAGGAAATCATCACCGCGTACGAGCGCGACGCCGGTGACGCCTAGGGCAACCGGGCGCACCCGGGCGGCCCGGCGATGGCTGGCCGCCGGCGCACGGGCTGTTCCCTCGACCACCATGGCTGAGAGCGTCCTCACCGTCGACATCGTGCGCCGCGGGCCGGCGAGACGCGTCTCGACACGCGGATTCAAGGCCAAGGCGCGCCGCATCCTGCGGTTGCTGGAGCAAAGCGACTGCGAGTTGAGCGTGGCGCTGGTAGGTGACGGCGAAATCCGCGAGCTGAACGGGCGCTATCGCTCGCGCGACGAGCCCACCGACGTGCTCTCCTTCCCCGTGGACGAGTCGTTGCCCTCCGGCCCCCGGCTCATCGGCGACGTCATCATCTCCGTGGAGAAGGCCGCCCGCCAGGCGCGGCAACGCCGCCGCACCCTCGAAGACGAACTGGAAGTGCTGCTCATCCACGGCATCCTGCACAACCTGGGCTACGACCACGAGCGCTCGCCCGAGGACGAACGCGAGATGCGCGCCCTGGAACGGCGCCTGCGCAGGGAGTTGAAGGCCCCTCCTGGATTCCCGCTTTCGCGGGAATGACGACTCGGGGTGGTGGCGCCGCTACGTGGCCGAGCGGAGTTTGACACCGCCCGGAAGGCGGGAGTCAGGAACTGCGTTATTGCCGTCCACGCAACATCGGCTATATTGAGTAGCACCATCGATCACCCGACGTTGCGAAACCAACCGTTGCAGGAGCCCACCATGTTTGACGAAGCACGCGAACAACTGACCCAACTCGAGGACAAGCTAAGACTGCTACGGAGGCGCCTTTGACGTCGAAACCAAGCAGAAGCGCATCGACGAGCTCGTAACCCTCACCGCCAAGCCCGACTTCTGGAACGACGCCGACAGGGCCCAGGAGGTCCTCAAGGAACAGTCCCTGCTGCGCGAAGCCGTGGACGACTACGGCAAGTGCCAGACCAGCATCGAAGAGGCGCGCTTCTTCCTGGAGCTGGCGGAGGAAGAGAACGACGCCGAGGCCCTGGAAGAGACCGAAACCCGCCTGCGCGAAGT
The DNA window shown above is from Deltaproteobacteria bacterium and carries:
- a CDS encoding SDR family NAD(P)-dependent oxidoreductase, which gives rise to MDPLADKTALVTGAGSGIGRSTALALAREGCRVVLAGRRREPLERVAAEVGAFGRAAFPLVCDVGSRTDVEALKRSARRAGVVQVLVNSAGIAPAAGFLEMDDALLEEVMRVNFMGTYYCCKRFLEPMIAAGWGRIINIASTTAKTGYPHTAAYTASKHAVLGLTRVLALETARKGVTVNAICPGYADTPLTHENARLMAARIGGTAPAVLERFAGTSPQGRLIGAGEVADMAVLLASPAGDAVTGQAIDVDGGAVMA
- a CDS encoding enoyl-CoA hydratase family protein; this translates as MNDAENRTDSMAYDSFDYDLDGGIATVRLDNPAQLNALTFRTYEELAELTGSLAADRRVHVLVLTGAGKAFCSGGSVDDIIGELLKMDAAGLYRFTRLTCEVVGNMRRVEKPIIAAVNGVAAGAGAALALASDFRLLSDRASMAFLFVKVGLAGSDMGAIHLLPRIVGLGRAMELLSLGDRIDAAEAHRIGLANKVVPHDDLMPEALRLARRLRDGPRYAIGVTKKLLDLEAGMDVEAALEMEATTQAHCMQTADFHEGFRAFMARETPRFNQGGEE
- a CDS encoding acyl-CoA dehydrogenase family protein, with the translated sequence MGVQAWLSAPQLRLRGALATWVEAELDGIDAGAGDEAALAVFRKLAGRGLFRYVAPRGFGGARRRVQAGDLCVIREVLAGVSPLADTLFAVQALAAYPLAAAGTPAQRRAYLPRLAAGTDVGAFALTEPDAGSDPASVRLRARKRGADYVLDGVKSLISNAGLARLYIVFGSTHPARKGKGLSAFVVEAGSAGVAVTERLALVSPHPIGTVTFAGCRVPESQLLGAPGKGLEIALATLEALRCSVGAAACGMAARALAEAVRHARERRQFGRPLARFQAIRFKIADMATELEAARLLVYRAARAHDQGAADAARASSMAKLFATEAAQRIVDESLQIHGGRGLVEGSIMERLYRDVRALRIYEGTSEIQRLIIAREVLGRA
- a CDS encoding acyl-CoA dehydrogenase family protein, with amino-acid sequence MDFDLSEELLAVRELGRDFADREIAPTAAADDRDHRFRRDIFEKMGQLGFFGCVVPESCGGSGLGYLAMVLLTEEIARVHSSMRVHINTQLAPAVTLARFGTEEQQRRWVPGLVEGSRVGCFAITEPDSGSDVAAMSTRARRTDDGYVLSGTKTWISNAPIADWGLVYAVTDRDARHRGLSAFMVELDSAGVRRTTLDKMGALASPTGTLEFADVPVPADQRVGAEGQGFAMCMWQLNQTRLSCAAGALGVARAAREAALAYANQRQQFGQPIGRFQMIQDSLAQIIVEEEAARLLVYRAAHLADRGQPNNLEVSMAKYAAAEAAAHAADGAFKILGAYGYSTEFPVERYLRDAKSYQIVEGSSNIHKLIIAQDALGYRRANRAPD